A stretch of DNA from Thiomicrospira sp. XS5:
AAGGCGACCGAAAACCACATGACATTCATCATCGCAAAACCGGCAAAACCAAGGCGGTAAAGCAAATCTCGGTTCGCTTTACGGAAGGCTTCTTCGCTATTGGAGGCATCGTAAGGCGAGGCATCGTAACCGACGCGATTTAACTCTTGAATGATTTCGGACAACTTAATGACATCGTTGTCCCAGCGCAGCTTAATTTGCTTATTGGTGAAATTGACCTTCGCCATCTGTACGCCATCAAGTTTCGCTAAGGTATGTTCAATCAGCCAAATACAGGCCGCGCAATGAATGGCTTCGGAAATCAGCGTGATCTCACGCTGCTGCGTTAGGTCGGAAACAAATTGAGACTGAACTTCGTCGTAATCGAAAAATTCGGCATCTTTATTCGGAGGCGGCGGCGGAGAAAGCAGCTCTCCTTCCGGCGTGCGTCGGTAAAAGCTGTCCAGACCGGCTTCATAAATGGCATCACAGACGCCGGCACAGCCGTGACAGCAAAATTCGCGCTCAACCCCTTTAATAGACTTGAGCACTAAGGCGCCCTGCTCAATCCCTTGACCGCAGTGGTAGCACACTTGTGACATGAGAATACCTCTTTAGGGCGCGTCTTGAACCATAATGGAACGGCCTAGATTAAAGACCTCATCCCCTTTGGTAATCTCCATCACCAAGTCGTATTTACCTTTTAAAGGCAGGTTAATCGTGCCTTTATACTCACCGGTTTGGCCAGACGACTGTAATGCTAATTCACCATCGTATTTTTTATTGGATGGACGATAGTAATAAAGCACCGCGGTATCTACGTCGAACGCATTATTCTCTTTATCCAACACCGTCACCGTCACTTCTTGATCCTGACCTTCTTTCAGAATCGGTAAATCGATGTCAAATTGCCAGCCAAGCTCTTCCATGTGCTTACGGCGGGCGATAATTTGCGCCATGTTTTTACCTTTCTCGTAAAAGTCCGGCACCGTTAAGCCGGGCGCCGTGACAATGGCCATACTGACCATAAAGAAATTCACGGACAGCACAATTATCAAAATCGCAAACCAACCGATTACGAATGGGTTTTTCCAGGCGACACTCCAGTCCCGAGTGTCTTTTTTAACATCTTTGTTGTCTTTGGCGTCCGTCAAGGCTTTTTCCCTCCATAAAAAAAGGCCCTTAAATTAAGGGCCTTCATTATACCTAAATTTCACTCAACGCAGTATGCGTGTTTATGAAGACATCCTTAACGGATTTTCGGTCCAATAAACATACTGTCGTAAGTGGTTTTTACTTCCGGATTGTTCTGGTCAGCCACATGGATTTCAATCGGCGTATTGGATTCTGTTAAATCCTTTTTCGGCACCCGAACCAATAACGTCGCCGTGCCGACATTCCCCGGTTCCACCTGAATGCTTTTCGGACCGATATAGAACAAACTCTCAGGCCCCGTTACGTCAATACTGGCATCCAAGCGGGCATTGCCTTTATTCACCACCTTAACGTAATACTTGTTCTGAATGGAACGGTCACTCATCTGAACGAACAGCGGTGCTCTTTCATGCAGGACTTTTACGTCCAGCGGCGACATGGTTGCCAAGCCCCAGATCATTGCCGCCGCCGCAAACGTCATAATGCCGGAGTATACAATCACGCGCGGACGTTTATACAGTGGCACAAACGGCTTGCCGGCAAACTCGGCCAAGGAGGCATAGCGAATCAATCCTTTCGGCTTTTTAATTTTTTCCATCACGGAATCGCAGGCATCGATACAGAGCCCACAGGTAATACAGCCAAACTGCTGGCCTTTACGAATATCCACCCCAGTCGGACACACAGCGACACACAGGTTACAATCAATACAATCACCCAGGTCTGGCTGTTCTTCGCCTGGTTTGGCGCGTTTCATGCGCCCACGCGGTTCACCACGATCCACATCATAGGTCGGCACCACGGTTTCCGTATCAATCATTGCGCCTTGGATACGAGCATACGGACAAAAACCGATACACACCTGCTCTCTCAAAAAGCCCGCGAAAAATACCGTCGCGGCACCCAACGCTAAGATAATGGTGGCTTCGGTGCCGGTCCATTCAAGCGTGAACAAACGCGCCCATAAACTCAAGGCCGGATCAAAATACGCCACAAAGCTAAACCCGGTCATAAACCCGATAAAGGCCCAAACTACCCATTTCGGTACTTTTTTTCTGAGTTTTGAAAAACTGACGGGTTCTTTATCCAACTTCATTCGCTTGTTCGGCAAGCCTTCAAACTTCTCTTCCACCCAGGTGAAGATATCCGTCCATACGGTATGGAAACAGGCATAACCACACCACAGTCGACCTGCCACCGCAGTGGTGGCCGCCAACAACAAAGCAAAGAACAGCAAAATCATCGCCAGCACCCAGATATCCTGAGGCAGAACCGTGATGCCAAAGAAATGGAATTGGCGATCGGCCAGGTTAAACAGAATGGCTTGTCGACCATCCCATTGCAGATAAGGCCCGATAAAGAACGACAGCCACATGGCGGCGATCACCCATTTAATGGTGCGGAACTTACCCGGCATGCGCTTGGCATGCACCGTCCCTTCGGTGTGAACGGTGAGCAGTTCGACACCGATGTTCTGGAGATTTTTATTGGATGTATCCATATCATCCAGCAGCGATTTAGCTTGGTTATTGCTATCGTAAGTGACTTTGCGTTCTTCGGACATAATCAATTCCTTCTGAATTTAACGCGACGATTGTATAAAAAAACCACTCTATCAATAAGTAATCTTTTTTATACGACCGCATAAATGAAAAAAGGCCTAATATAAAATTAGGCCTTTTTTTATAAGGTGTCCAGTGTTAAATGAATGGATTCATCAAGAATCGTCTTCATCCTTTTCCAGACCTTCCATGCCACGAGTGGCTTTCCAAGCGAAGCCAACCAACGCCACAATGGTTAAAACCACAGCGGCGATGGAACCCCATAAAACCCAGTCGTTATTTAGCTCATTCATTTTCTGCTCCTTAATTGATACAGAATCAATTCATTCAATGAATAAAAAGCGGCGGTCAACTTATTGACCACCACCCAGTGAATAGACATAGACAGTTAAACGTTTAATATTAACTTCTGGGTCAGGCAAACGATCTTTGAACGCAGGCATAACAGCCAAACGTGTGCCCTTAATCGGTTCACCGTTTTTCTTAACGTTCACACCGTAAGTAATGGTTCGGACAACGTCAGCTTTATCGCCACCGAAACGCCACACACCATCAGTAAAGTTCGTCGCACCCGTTGGTGCTAAAGGCTTACCAACCGGTCCGTGACAGGCCAAACACATCCCTTTTGCATAAACCGCTTTACCGGCGGCATAAGCAGGCTCGTTCCCTTTACCTTCGCTCAATGCGATCACGTAATCGGCAACTTGATCGATTTCTTTGTCCGTCAAGTTCCCCATCATGCCGCGAGCCGGCATGTTACCGATACGACCGTTGGTGATGGACGCTTCGATTTGAGCGGGCTTACCACCCCATAGCCAATCGTCATCGGCCAACACAGGGAAATCCGGGTTACCTTGACCACCGGCACCGTGACAAGCGGCACAGTAATCACCGAACAACACCTTAGAGGTTTTAACCGCATAGGTTTTCAACTCTTCGTTTTTCAGAATTTCGCTGACCGGTAGAGCGGCAAGCTGCTCTTCCTGCTCTGCAAAACGTTTTTTACGCCAATTCTGAAGAACCTGAACCTCTTCATCATACTCTTCGATCTGTGTCCATCCGGCATAACCTTTAAACCAAGAGTTTTCCCATGGAATGGTTGGGTAATACAAAGCGTAAAACACCATCATGACGAAACCGGCATAGAAAGACAGCATCCACCAAAGTGGCGGCGGATTGTCTAACTCGCGAATATCCTCATCCCAAATGTGACCAGTGTTTCCTTCATCTGGCCAAGGATTGTTATGTGCCATATTTTATTCTCCTCAGAATAACTTAATCATCTTCATCTAAAATCTTGAACTTCTCTTTTTCCAGCTCCTCACGCTTGCTGGGACGTAATGTCCGCACAAAGGTAATCAGCATTCCGAAAAAGACGACGACCGTAATGATGAGACCGGCCCAATCCGACGTTGTCATCGCGGACCAGTCTGTACTCATATAGGCTTCAAGATTACTCACGATACGCCTTGCTATCGTCTAATTTAACCATTGTGCCCAACACTTGAAGGTACGCTACCATCGCATCCATTTCGGTATAACCTTCAATGGCCGCATTGGCGTTTTCAATTTCTTCGTCGGTATAAGGCACACCCAAAGTACGCATGACGGCTAGACGCTTCGACATATCACGTTTCGTGCCGAAGAAGTCTTCGCTGACCGGATTCTCAGCCAACCAAGGATAAGCCGGCATCACAGACTCGGGTACCAAATCCTGAGGACGTAATAAGTGCATGACATGCCATTCATCCGAATATTTACCACCCAAACGCGCTAGATCAGGCCCAGTACGCTTTGAACCCCATTGCATCGGGTGATCGTAAATGGATTCGGTCGCAAGTGAATAGTGACCATAACGCTCACGCTCGTCACGGAATGGACGAATCATTTGCGAGTGGCAGATATAACAACCTTCACGCAAGTAAAGGTCACGACCGGCTAATTCCAGCGGAGTATAAGGACGAACACCGTCACCGGCTTTCCAATCGGCTAAAACCCATTGGCCATTACGGTCTTGCTTATACAAAGCCTTGTCGGAAACAAGCTTACCGTTCTCATCCTGAGTAAAGGTTCTTTCCCAAACCAATTCCGGGAACTTTTCGTTTTTAACGTTACCGTATTTATCGGTTTGCTCCGTGTAATCAACCGTTTGCTTTAGATAAAACAACGGTACGATTTCAACGATACCCGCAATCGAAACGGCTAACGCTGTCGCGATGAACAGCCCAAAGATATTTCTCTCTAGACGCTCTTGAAAATTTTTAGGTTTTTGATTATCTGACATGAGTCTATTGCTCCTCAACTCATCATTCTTAAGCTTGCGACGGGCTCCGCCCATCGCAACTGATTTAGTACGTTTTAGGCGTTGGCCGTGGCTGTCGCTGTTTGCTTAGCATTTGCCATACGGATTGTCATCACAACGTTATAAAGCATGACAACCGCACCTGAGAAGAACAACAGCCCCCCGACCGCACGCATTACATAGTAAGGGTGCATCGCAGCAACAGATTCCGCAAAGGTGTACGCCAAGGTTCCGTACTCATCATAGGCACGCCACATAAGACCCTGCATGATACCGGATACCCACATCGCAACGATGTAGAACACAGTACCGATTGTGGCAAGCCAGAAGTGGAAGTTGATCAACTTCATGGAATACATTTCCGTATTCCAAAGCTTCATCACCATGTGGTACAAGGCACCAATGGAAACCATCGCAACCCAGCCTAGCGCACCAGAGTGAACGTGACCAACCGTCCAGTCAGTATAGTGAGAAAGCGCGTTTACGGTTTTCGCGGCCATGACCGGACCTTCGAAGGTCGACATCGCGTAGAACGCCAAGGCAATGATCAAGAAACGCAAGATGTAGTCGGTACGCAGTCTGTCCCAAGCACCGGAAAGCGTCAACATCCCGTTAAGCGCCCCACCCCATGACGGAATGATCATCGCCAAAGAGATAACCGCACCCAGAGAACCGGTCCAATCCGGTAGTGCTGTGTACTGAAGGTGGTGAGCCCCCAACCAAACATAACCGAACATCAATGCCCAGAAGTGGATAACGGACAAACGGTAAGAGTAAATCGGACGCTGCGCTTGCTTCGGAACGAAGTAGTACATGATCGCCAAGAAACCGGCTGTCAGGAAGAAACCAACCGCGTTATGACCCCACCACCACTGAATCATAGCGTCTTGAACACCAGAGAACAGAGAGTAAGAGCGGAACAAAGACACCGGAATCGCCAAACCGTTTACAACATAAAGGTAAGTGATCGCAATCATCATCCCCAGGAAGAACCAGTTGGAAACGTAAACGTTTGGATGCGTTTCTTTGTTACGTGACGCAATGGTCATCACGAAGTTCAACGTATAAAGCGTCCAGACTAATGCAATCGCAATCGCCAGAGGCCATTCTTGTTCATGGTATTCCTTACCGGTTGTCATCCCCAGCGAGATGGTCACAACAACGGCAAGTAAGCCAATCGTAAACAGAATTGCCGTTAGCCAGGCCATCCCGTTGCTCCATAAACGGACTCCATTCGTTCTTTGAACGGTATAGAAGGCCGTCGCCATCAATGTCATACCACCGAAGGCAAAGATAACAGTATTCGTGTGCATCACACGCAAACGCGCAAATGTAATTTCCGCGATATCAAAGTTTAACGCTGGCCATGCCAATTGCGCCGCGGCAAAAGTCCCCATCAAGGTTCCCAATACCAAGAACGTAATCGCACCAACCGCTAAGTACTTTACAACACCATTATCATATTGTGGTTTTGCTGTAGTATCCATTAGTCGGATTCCCCCTTATAGTCAAAATTAATCAAGCCCGCATAACGTTTAGAGTGACCAATTCCAAAACGCAGAGCTTACTTCCTCAACGGCGAATTATAGGAAACTCCTACAATCGCACCAGCCCCGACATTCAAAAACTTAATCTAAATCAACAAATTGATCTAAATAATGTCTGGAAAGTCTCTTCCTATGCAGAATTGACCTAAAAAATAACACGCAAATTATCGCAAAATTCAGATAAATTTTTGAACTTCTATGACAAATTTTTTTTATAACCCATATTAATTTTTCCTAACCAACCCAGGCCTGGTCAAAATTTAAACATCGAACTTCGTCAGAAAATCGCTATAATATCCGCTTTCAAAACACCCTAAATTTTTTACCTAACGGGAGCATTCTCATGCGGCAAGCCACCATTGAGAGAAACACTTTGGAAACGCAAATCCGTTTATCGGTCAACCTGGACGGCGACGGAAAATCCGACCTGTCTACCGGCGTTCCGTTTCTTGAACACATGTTGGACCAGATCGCCCGGCACGGCTTAATTGATCTGACCATCGATGCCAAAGGCGATACCCACATCGACGACCACCACACCGTGGAAGACATCGGCATCAGCCTGGGCATGGCGCTTCGAGAAGCCGTTGGGGACAAAAAAGGGATTAAACGTTACGGCCACGCTTATGTGCCGCTGGACGAAGCTTTGTCTCGCGTCGTCATCGACCTGTCCGGACGCGCCGGCCTGACCTTCAACGCCGACTTCACCCGTGCCAGCATCGGCGGGTTCGACACCGAATTGGTCGCCGAATTTTTCCAAGGCCTGACCAACCACGCCCAAGCG
This window harbors:
- a CDS encoding cbb3-type cytochrome c oxidase subunit 3; protein product: MSTDWSAMTTSDWAGLIITVVVFFGMLITFVRTLRPSKREELEKEKFKILDEDD
- a CDS encoding FixH family protein; protein product: MTDAKDNKDVKKDTRDWSVAWKNPFVIGWFAILIIVLSVNFFMVSMAIVTAPGLTVPDFYEKGKNMAQIIARRKHMEELGWQFDIDLPILKEGQDQEVTVTVLDKENNAFDVDTAVLYYYRPSNKKYDGELALQSSGQTGEYKGTINLPLKGKYDLVMEITKGDEVFNLGRSIMVQDAP
- the ccoG gene encoding cytochrome c oxidase accessory protein CcoG; the protein is MSEERKVTYDSNNQAKSLLDDMDTSNKNLQNIGVELLTVHTEGTVHAKRMPGKFRTIKWVIAAMWLSFFIGPYLQWDGRQAILFNLADRQFHFFGITVLPQDIWVLAMILLFFALLLAATTAVAGRLWCGYACFHTVWTDIFTWVEEKFEGLPNKRMKLDKEPVSFSKLRKKVPKWVVWAFIGFMTGFSFVAYFDPALSLWARLFTLEWTGTEATIILALGAATVFFAGFLREQVCIGFCPYARIQGAMIDTETVVPTYDVDRGEPRGRMKRAKPGEEQPDLGDCIDCNLCVAVCPTGVDIRKGQQFGCITCGLCIDACDSVMEKIKKPKGLIRYASLAEFAGKPFVPLYKRPRVIVYSGIMTFAAAAMIWGLATMSPLDVKVLHERAPLFVQMSDRSIQNKYYVKVVNKGNARLDASIDVTGPESLFYIGPKSIQVEPGNVGTATLLVRVPKKDLTESNTPIEIHVADQNNPEVKTTYDSMFIGPKIR
- the ccoO gene encoding cytochrome-c oxidase, cbb3-type subunit II, encoding MSDNQKPKNFQERLERNIFGLFIATALAVSIAGIVEIVPLFYLKQTVDYTEQTDKYGNVKNEKFPELVWERTFTQDENGKLVSDKALYKQDRNGQWVLADWKAGDGVRPYTPLELAGRDLYLREGCYICHSQMIRPFRDERERYGHYSLATESIYDHPMQWGSKRTGPDLARLGGKYSDEWHVMHLLRPQDLVPESVMPAYPWLAENPVSEDFFGTKRDMSKRLAVMRTLGVPYTDEEIENANAAIEGYTEMDAMVAYLQVLGTMVKLDDSKAYRE
- the ccoN gene encoding cytochrome-c oxidase, cbb3-type subunit I, which produces MDTTAKPQYDNGVVKYLAVGAITFLVLGTLMGTFAAAQLAWPALNFDIAEITFARLRVMHTNTVIFAFGGMTLMATAFYTVQRTNGVRLWSNGMAWLTAILFTIGLLAVVVTISLGMTTGKEYHEQEWPLAIAIALVWTLYTLNFVMTIASRNKETHPNVYVSNWFFLGMMIAITYLYVVNGLAIPVSLFRSYSLFSGVQDAMIQWWWGHNAVGFFLTAGFLAIMYYFVPKQAQRPIYSYRLSVIHFWALMFGYVWLGAHHLQYTALPDWTGSLGAVISLAMIIPSWGGALNGMLTLSGAWDRLRTDYILRFLIIALAFYAMSTFEGPVMAAKTVNALSHYTDWTVGHVHSGALGWVAMVSIGALYHMVMKLWNTEMYSMKLINFHFWLATIGTVFYIVAMWVSGIMQGLMWRAYDEYGTLAYTFAESVAAMHPYYVMRAVGGLLFFSGAVVMLYNVVMTIRMANAKQTATATANA
- the ccoP gene encoding cytochrome-c oxidase, cbb3-type subunit III, whose amino-acid sequence is MAHNNPWPDEGNTGHIWDEDIRELDNPPPLWWMLSFYAGFVMMVFYALYYPTIPWENSWFKGYAGWTQIEEYDEEVQVLQNWRKKRFAEQEEQLAALPVSEILKNEELKTYAVKTSKVLFGDYCAACHGAGGQGNPDFPVLADDDWLWGGKPAQIEASITNGRIGNMPARGMMGNLTDKEIDQVADYVIALSEGKGNEPAYAAGKAVYAKGMCLACHGPVGKPLAPTGATNFTDGVWRFGGDKADVVRTITYGVNVKKNGEPIKGTRLAVMPAFKDRLPDPEVNIKRLTVYVYSLGGGQ
- the hisB gene encoding imidazoleglycerol-phosphate dehydratase HisB — protein: MRQATIERNTLETQIRLSVNLDGDGKSDLSTGVPFLEHMLDQIARHGLIDLTIDAKGDTHIDDHHTVEDIGISLGMALREAVGDKKGIKRYGHAYVPLDEALSRVVIDLSGRAGLTFNADFTRASIGGFDTELVAEFFQGLTNHAQATIHIDCLRGKNAHHQAETIFKAFGRALRMALETDERMADQLPSTKGAL